From a region of the Suncus etruscus isolate mSunEtr1 chromosome 11, mSunEtr1.pri.cur, whole genome shotgun sequence genome:
- the STK38L gene encoding serine/threonine-protein kinase 38-like — MAMTAGTTTPFPMSNHTRERVTVAKLTLENFYSNLIIQHEERETRQKKLEVAMEEEGLADEEKKLRRSQHARKETEFLRLKRTRLGLDDFESLKVIGRGAFGEVRLVQKKDTGHIYAMKILRKADMLEKEQVAHIRAERDILVEADGAWVVKMFYSFQDKRNLYLIMEFLPGGDMMTLLMKKDTLTEEETQFYISETVLAIDAIHQLGFIHRDIKPDNLLLDAKGHVKLSDFGLCTGLKKAHRTEFYRNLTHNPPSDFSFQNMNSKRKAETWKKNRRQLAYSTVGTPDYIAPEVFMQTGYNKLCDWWSLGVIMYEMLIGYPPFCSETPQETYRKVMNWKETLVFPPEVPISEKAKDLILRFCIDSENRIGNSGVEEIKGHPFFEGVDWGHIRERPAAIPIEIKSIDDTSNFDDFPESDILQPVTNTTEPDYKSKDWVFLNYTYKRFEGLTQRGSIPTYMKAGKL; from the exons ATGGCAATGACGGCTGGGACGACGACCCCCTTTCCTATGAGCAACCATACCCGGGAAAGGGTGACTGTGGCTAAGCTCACGCTGGAGAATTTCTACAGCAACCTTATTATACAGCACGAGGAACGAGAAACCAG gcAAAAGAAGTTAGAAGTGGCTATGGAAGAAGAAGGATTAGCAGATGAAGAG AAGAAGCTGCGCCGCTCACAGCATGCTCGCAAGGAGACAGAGTTTTTACGGCTCAAGAGGACCAGACTGGGCCTGGATGACTTCGAGTCTCTGAAAGTGATAGGAAGAGGAGCCTTTGGAGAG GTGCGACTCGTCCAGAAGAAGGACACAGGCCATATCTACGCGATGAAGATACTGCGGAAAGCTGATATGCTCGAGAAAGAGCAG GTCGCCCATATCCGAGCAGAAAGAGATATTTTGGTAGAAGCAGATGGTGCCTGGGTGGTGAAGATGTTTTACAGTTTTCAAGATAAGAGGAACCTTTATCTAATCATGGAATTTCTCCCTGGAG GTGACATGATGACGTTACTGATGAAGAAAGATACCTTGACAGAAGAGGAGACCCAGTTCTACATTTCAGAGACTGTCCTGGCGATCGACGCCATCCACCAGCTGGGTTTCATCCACCGGGATATTAAACCAGACAACCTTTTGTTGGATGCCAAG ggtcATGTAAAGCTGTCTGACTTTGGTTTATGCACGGGATTGAAGAAAGCTCACAGGACTGAATTCTACAGAAACCTAACGCACAATCCGCCCAGTGACTTCT CATTTCAGAATATGAATTCAAAGAGGAAAGCTGAAACGTGGAAGAAGAACAGGAGACAGCTG GCATATTCCACAGTGGGAACGCCAGATTACATTGCCCCAGAAGTATTCATGCAGACTGGCTACAACAAGTTGTGTGACTGGTGGTCTCTGGGAGTAATTATGTATGAAATGCTAATAG GGTACCCGCCTTTCTGCTCTGAAACTCCTCAGGAAACATATAGAAAAGTGATGAACTGGAAAGAAACTCTGGTCTTCCCTCCAGAGGTGCCTATTTCTGAGAAAGCCAAGGACTTAATTCTTAG GTTCTGTATCGATTCAGAAAACAGAATCGGCAATAGTGGGGTAGAAGAAATAAAAGGTCACCCTTTCTTCGAAGGTGTAGACTGGGGCCACATCAG AGAACGGCCGGCCGCGATCCCTATTGAGATCAAAAGCATCGACGACACATCCAACTTCGATGACTTCCCGGAGTCTGACATTCTGCAGCCAG TGACCAACACCACAGAGCCGGACTATAAATCCAAAGACTGGGTCTTTCTCAATTACACCTATAAACGGTTTGAAGGGTTGACTCAGCGCGGCTCCATCCCCACCTACATGAAAGCCGGGAAGCTCTGA